A stretch of Prunus dulcis chromosome 6, ALMONDv2, whole genome shotgun sequence DNA encodes these proteins:
- the LOC117631982 gene encoding pathogenesis-related protein 1-like, with product MGSVAKFLLAFLCINIWLQATEALRFPFRVQTANAHDFLRVHNNARNQIGLPPLEWDEKLAEFARQYVNLRAASGCVMIHSNGPYGENIFWGGGKQLWGGRFAVKSWSHEKKFYNHKTNSCIPGQMCGHYTQIVWKDTKRVGCARAACTNGGGQLIICNYDPPGNWLGEKPY from the coding sequence ATGGGAAGCGTAGCGAAGTTCTTATTAGCTTTTCTATGCATCAACATATGGCTGCAAGCCACAGAAGCTCTTCGTTTTCCATTCCGTGTCCAAACCGCAAACGCACATGACTTTTTGAGGGTTCACAACAATGCACGAAATCAAATAGGGCTTCCGCCATTGGAGTGGGACGAAAAGCTGGCAGAATTTGCTCGGCAGTACGTCAACCTGAGAGCGGCTTCAGGGTGCGTGATGATCCACTCGAACGGGCCCTACGGCGAAAACATCTTCTGGGGCGGCGGGAAGCAGCTGTGGGGAGGGAGGTTCGCGGTGAAGTCGTGGTCTCATGAGAAGAAGTTTTATAATCACAAGACCAATAGTTGCATCCCTGGGCAGATGTGTGGGCATTATACGCAGATTGTGTGGAAGGACACAAAGCGTGTGGGCTGTGCTCGTGCTGCATGCACAAATGGAGGAGGGCAGCTCATCATATGCAACTATGATCCTCCAGGGAATTGGCTTGGAGAGAAGCCCTATTAG